CTTCTTGGGAGAGTTTCCAATACGCAGCAAATGTCGGCACAATATAGACGCCGCGGGCGATCAGGAGATCGACCACGTCATTGGGCAGTTCTGTCGCGTGTTCGATCGAACGCACGCCAGCCTTCACCGCAGCGCGTGTCGCCACAGCGGGATGTGAGTGGACGGTTACCCACCGTCCAGCCTTGCGGGCCTCGTCAACCGCGGCCTCTAACTCCTCCTCCGTGTATTCCATAGCGAATGGGTCCTCGGTCGCCTGCATTACACCACCGCTAGCAATCAGCTTGATTCCGTCAGCGCCTGCGGCGATTTGCTCGCGGACGGCACGCCGGAGCGCTTCAACGCCATCTACTGATTCACTGAGCCCGCTACCATGCCCACCACTGTGACCAAGCCAGCGGCCGCACGCTAGCATTCTCGGACCCGGGACGAGGCCAAGGTTAATTGCCTTCTTGAGCTGCAGATCGATGTGGGCGTGTCCGCCGATGTCCCGCCACATCGTGATCCCGGCGTGTAGCGCATTCCTAGCGAAGGCAGTTGCCTGGATCGCCTTGAGCGTGTGAGGTTGCGCGTTGACGGGCGCCGTGTCCATGGTGTGCATATATGCAGTAATGTGCCCGTGCATCTGCCCCATACCAGGAATCGCGGTCAGTCCCTCAGCATCCAGGACATTACTTCCGTGTCGTCTCGGAGGTAGCGTGTGGATCGCCGCGATCTTCGTTCCCTCGATCTCGATCGCCCCACACTCGATCACAGGGTCCTCCATTGAAATGATGCGGCAGTTGCTGATTGTCAGCACCTTGATCACCTCTGTCGTTCATCAACGAGTGGCAAAGCGCGGGTCGAGGGCGTCGTGCAACCAGTCGCCGACGAGATTTGTCGCCAAGACGGTCAACATGATCGCCGCACCGGGGAAGGTCGCAAGCCACCAGGCGACTGACATGTACTGGGCACCGTCCGTCAGCATCCCGCCCCAACTCGTGAGGTTAGCGGGCACGCCAAGACCGAGAAACGTCAGGGCCGCCTCGGTCGTAATCATCCCGCCGAGCGAGAAGCTCGCGATCGTTAGCGTGGACGGCAATATGTTCGGGAGGACGTGGTGCTGCAAGATCCGTTGGTGCGAGGCACCCAGAGCCCGAGCCGCTTCGACGAAGTCTCGCTGACGAATTCCGAGGACGCGGCTTCGGGCCACTCGCGCGTACCCTACCCAGCCCGAAAAGGCGAGTACCGCGATCAAATTCCTAACCCCAGCGCCCAGGACGGCGACAATCGCTAGACTTAGGAGAATTGAAGGGAATGCGAGTTGAACGTCCGTGATGCGCATCAGCAAATCGTCCCAAGCGCGACCGTAATAGCCACTGAATATTCCAACCAAGGTTCCGAGTGTCGCAGACAGCACGACCGCGCTGACCCCGACGAAGAGTGAAACGCGAGCACCGTAAATGACGCGGCTGAGGATGTCCCGGCCCAACTGATCTGTCCCGAGCCAATAGATGTGCCCTGCGCTCATAGAGAGTGGCGGGGCGAGGCGGTTCACAATGTCTTGGTTCCCTGGGTCCATCGGAGCGATTTTCGAGGCGAGCAGGGCCAATGCACACGCGGCTCCGAGCAGGACTAGACCGATACTCGCTCCAGGATCGCTCAGCGCCCATCGAGAGCTTGCGGGTTTCCTCGAAGGGCGAACCGTCTGCGATCGGACAGGGAGTCGCAGCGCCATTAGCTGTATCGGATCCGAGGGTCTAGCCACGCATATAGCAAATCTGTCACTAGCGTCGCTAGCACGAAGACCGTTGCCGCGAACAGCACGGTCGCTTGTACTACTGGGAAATCGCGGGCAAAGATCGCTTGGACAGCGAGTCGACCCATCCCAGGCCAAGAAAACACGGTCTCCGCGACTGCCGCGCCCCCGAGGAGCGTCCCCAGTTCAAGCCCAATCCAGGTTACAAGGGGCAGAGATGCATTCCGTAGCGCGTGCCGGCCGATGACGACGGTCTCACGAAGTCCCTTCGCCCTCGCGGTGCGCAGGTAGTCTTCCGCCACCACATCGAGGACCGACGCCCGTGTCAGGCGCGTAATCCCTGCGGACGAAAACACGCCAAGCACGGTGGCGGGCAGGACTAAGTGTCGCACGCCGCCGATTCCGCCGGTTGGAAGCCATCGGAGAAACACCCCGAACACGAGGATCGCGAGGAGCCCCAACCAGAAGGTGGGCATCGATTGGCCGATGATCGAGAATAGCAGGGCGCCACGATCGACGGTGGTTCGTCGATGTAGGGCGGCCAGAACTCCGAGCGGGATGGCGAGCCCGACTGCGAGGCTCAGCGCGGTGAGGGCAAGTTCGGCAGTGGCGGGCACGCGTTCGAGCACGAGGGCGAGTGCGGGTACGTCTTGCCGCACCGAGAGTCCAAGGTCTCCATGAAGCGCGCCGCGGACGAACATCGTGTATTGGAACCATAGTGGTCGGTCCAAACCGAACGCGTGCCGCATTGCTGTAATCTGCGCCTGACTCGCCTGGAACGGAAGCAGCAGAGCGACCGGATCGCCAATGACGTGTGTCAACAAGAAGACGAGGACGGAGATCCCCACCAGCACAAAGACAGCCTGCAAGAGTCGTCGAGCGATGTAGCGCTGCACGTTCCGCGATGCTCCTTAGACGTGGTCCGTTACTTTACCGTTGTCTTTGCCAACCACAAGGTCTCATCGGCTCTCGGGGTCCAGTTCAACCGCTTGTTCACACCATAAATGCCCTGCTGTGTATACATGAAGATGATCGGCGCTTCGTCGTAGATCAATGACTGAATCTCACGATATTGTTGGGCGCGGCCGGCAGGGTCCAGTGTCGACTTGGCCTTCATGTACCGTGCTTGAATTGCTTGGTTGCAGTACCATGAGTCCCAAACGCCACAGGACACGTTTTCGAGTGCATCGCCTGCGTCTAGTGCAGCGGATGCTGAACCGATCAAGAAAATAGGGCCGAGCTGGTGCTTGAAGTACATATTGACGTAATTGCCCCATTCGAAGTACTTGAGATCGGCATTGACGCCGACAGCTTTGAGATAGCCTACGACGGCCTGCGATACTTCCGCGTCGGCAAGGTAGCGACCTCGAGGCGATTGGAAGACAATCGGGAATCCGTTAGGGTAGCCTGCTTGCGACAACAGCTGTTTTGCTTTGGCGGGATCGTAGGAGTACGGTTTCAGCAGCGGGTTAAATCCAAGATACGGCGCGGGCACGAGTGTCGATTCAACGGTGCCGAACCCGCCCAGCAATTTCTTGACGATCGTGTCCTTGTCGACTGCGTAGTTCAGGGCTTGCCGTACACGTTTGTCACGC
This genomic window from bacterium contains:
- a CDS encoding ABC transporter permease yields the protein MQRYIARRLLQAVFVLVGISVLVFLLTHVIGDPVALLLPFQASQAQITAMRHAFGLDRPLWFQYTMFVRGALHGDLGLSVRQDVPALALVLERVPATAELALTALSLAVGLAIPLGVLAALHRRTTVDRGALLFSIIGQSMPTFWLGLLAILVFGVFLRWLPTGGIGGVRHLVLPATVLGVFSSAGITRLTRASVLDVVAEDYLRTARAKGLRETVVIGRHALRNASLPLVTWIGLELGTLLGGAAVAETVFSWPGMGRLAVQAIFARDFPVVQATVLFAATVFVLATLVTDLLYAWLDPRIRYS
- a CDS encoding amidohydrolase family protein — protein: MIKVLTISNCRIISMEDPVIECGAIEIEGTKIAAIHTLPPRRHGSNVLDAEGLTAIPGMGQMHGHITAYMHTMDTAPVNAQPHTLKAIQATAFARNALHAGITMWRDIGGHAHIDLQLKKAINLGLVPGPRMLACGRWLGHSGGHGSGLSESVDGVEALRRAVREQIAAGADGIKLIASGGVMQATEDPFAMEYTEEELEAAVDEARKAGRWVTVHSHPAVATRAAVKAGVRSIEHATELPNDVVDLLIARGVYIVPTFAAYWKLSQEGREIGLDPGLVDIARRVWDRKIEYFMNAARAGVKFATGTDTGAPRVFHHELALELELMVQVGLSPEQALRAATISCAELMGWADTLGTLTRGKEADIVLLEGHPLEDISATRRVRHVFKAGKHYTPEPPVAPLPW
- a CDS encoding ABC transporter permease; the protein is MALRLPVRSQTVRPSRKPASSRWALSDPGASIGLVLLGAACALALLASKIAPMDPGNQDIVNRLAPPLSMSAGHIYWLGTDQLGRDILSRVIYGARVSLFVGVSAVVLSATLGTLVGIFSGYYGRAWDDLLMRITDVQLAFPSILLSLAIVAVLGAGVRNLIAVLAFSGWVGYARVARSRVLGIRQRDFVEAARALGASHQRILQHHVLPNILPSTLTIASFSLGGMITTEAALTFLGLGVPANLTSWGGMLTDGAQYMSVAWWLATFPGAAIMLTVLATNLVGDWLHDALDPRFATR